One Panicum virgatum strain AP13 chromosome 3N, P.virgatum_v5, whole genome shotgun sequence DNA segment encodes these proteins:
- the LOC120664963 gene encoding serine/threonine-protein kinase tricornered-like produces MDSARSWFHKFQLRDKSKSPAVAASHGKDSGKPPMDDAPSSATKQRVAAAKQYIENHYKTQMKSLQDRKERRWMLERKLQDAEVPVEEQNNILKHLEKKETEYMRLQRHKMGVEDFELLTIIGRGAFGEVRLCREKTSKNVYAMKKLKKSEMLRRGQVEHVKAERNLLAEVDSAYIVRLYYSFQDEEFLYLIMEYLPGGDMMTLLMRKDTLTEDEARFYIAETVLAIESIHKHNYIHRDIKPDNLLLDRSGHLKLSDFGLCKPLDSSNFPNLNEPDYTPGKGTKPLPDNTSRLSNPSAPRRTQQEQLSHWQKNRRMLAYSTVGTPDYIAPEVLLKKGYGMECDWWSLGAIMYEMLVGYPPFYSEDPMSTCRKIVNWRSHLKFPEEAKLSPEAKDLISKLLCNVEQRLGTKGAHEIKAHPWFRGVQWDQLYQMKAAFIPEVNGELDTQNFEKFEETGAQMQSSSKSGPWRKMLPSKDANFVGYTYKNFEIVNDDEVAGIAELKKKTSKPKRPTIKTLFESMDEEEPVQGSFLSMLPPKEGQPSSHSSIPSEQYQPRRK; encoded by the exons ATGGATTCTGCAAGAAGTTGGTTCCACAAGTTCCAGCTGAGGGACAAATCGAAGTCTCCTGCAGTGGCTGCCAGCCATGGAAAGGATTCAGGAAAGCCCCCGATGGATGATGCCCCTTCTAGTGCGACAAAACAGAGGGTTGCTGCTGCAAAGCAGTACATCGAGAACCATTACAAGACCCAGATGAAGTCCCTGCAAGATAGGAAAGAGAG GCGCTGGATGTTGGAGAGAAAATTACAAGATGCTGAAGTTCCTGTAGAAGAGCAAAATAATATTTTGAAGCATTTGGAAAAAAAGGAGACTGAATACATGCGTTTGCAGAGGCACAAGATGGGAGTTGAAGATTTTGAACTTTTGACTATTATTGGGAGAGGTGCATTTGGAGAG GTGCGTCTTTGTAGAGAGAAGACCTCCAAGAATGTTTACGCAATGAAAAAGCTCAAGAAATCTGAAATGCTTCGTAGGGGCCAG GTAGAACATGTCAAAGCTGAAAGGAATCTTCTTGCAGAAGTTGATAGTGCTTACATAGTTAGGCTCTATTATTCTTTCCAAGATGAAGAGTTCCTATATCTCATCATGGAATACCTTCCTGGTGGGGACATGATGACTTTACTTATGCGCAAGGACACACTAACAGAAGATGAAGCTAGATTTTATATTGCAGAAACTGTGCTTGCCATTGAATCTATTCACAAGCACAACTACATTCACCG GGATATCAAGCCAGACAATCTATTGTTAGATCGCAGTGGTCACCTGAAGCTTTCTGACTTCGGTTTGTGTAAACCTTTGGACAGCAGTAATTTTCCAAATTTGAATGAACCAGATTATACACCTGGAAAAGGCACCAAACCTTTGCCTGATAATACCAGTCGGTTAAGCAACCCTTCTGCACCGAGGCGTACACAGCAGGAGCAACTATCACACTGGCAAAAGAATCGCCGAATGTTG GCATATTCAACAGTTGGTACACCTGATTATATTGCTCCAGAAGTTCTACTGAAGAAAGGATATGGAATGGAGTGTGACTG GTGGTCCCTTGGTGCTATCATGTATGAAATGCTTGTTGGTTACCCTCCATTTTATTCAGAGGATCCAATGTCAACTTGCAGAAAG ATTGTGAACTGGAGAAGTCACTTGAAATTCCCTGAAGAGGCAAAGCTTTCTCCCGAAGCTAAGGATCTCATCAGCAAGCTTTTGTGTAATGTCGAGCAGAGGCTAGGCACAAAAGGAGCCCATGAAATAAAA GCGCATCCATGGTTTAGAGGTGTTCAATGGGATCAGTTGTATCAGATGAAAGCTGCTTTCATACCAGAAGTTAATGGCGAGTTAGAtactcaaaattttgagaaatttgaGGAG ACTGGTGCTCAAATGCAAAGTTCATCTAAGTCTGGCCCATGGAGAAAG ATGCTTCCATCGAAGGATGCTAACTTTGTTGGATATACTTACAAGAACTTTGAAATTGTAAATGATGATGAAGTGGCAGGAATTG CAGAGTTGAAGAAAAAGACTTCAAAGCCAAAGCGGCCGACCATCAAGACATTGTTTG AGAGCATGGACGAAGAGGAGCCTGTTCAAGGAAGTTTCTTAAGCATGTTGCCCCCGAAGGAGGGGCAACCTTCGTCTCACTCCAGCATTCCATCAGAACAATACCAACCTCGACGTAAATAG